The Methylacidimicrobium sp. B4 genome contains a region encoding:
- a CDS encoding Slp family lipoprotein produces the protein MNRLFDGKRRTIGCLALAVLLAGCSSPFSDEVRRRVRDQPSFSALVQKPSSYQGRIVMLGGAILRTTNLKAGTLLEVLQERLDGSDRPIASDRIGGRFLARSATFLDPSVYRKGRDVTVLGHALGIQAGQIGDRPYTYPLVAAMEIHLWPQYGGQRDSPSYPRRDWVWGYPGKGWSNTWGSVPPMTVPQ, from the coding sequence ATGAATCGGCTCTTCGATGGCAAAAGGAGAACGATCGGTTGCCTCGCTCTCGCGGTGCTTCTTGCCGGCTGCAGCAGCCCATTTTCTGACGAAGTGAGGCGGCGGGTCCGCGACCAACCTTCCTTCAGCGCGCTTGTGCAGAAGCCTTCTTCCTACCAGGGCCGCATCGTAATGCTCGGAGGGGCCATCCTGCGAACAACGAACCTCAAGGCGGGTACACTGCTCGAAGTTCTCCAGGAGCGGCTTGACGGCTCCGATCGACCGATCGCCTCCGACCGGATCGGTGGCCGTTTCCTCGCACGGAGCGCGACCTTTTTGGATCCATCCGTCTATCGCAAAGGGCGTGATGTCACGGTTTTGGGGCACGCCCTTGGCATACAGGCGGGGCAGATCGGCGATCGGCCCTACACCTACCCCCTGGTCGCCGCGATGGAGATCCACTTGTGGCCCCAATATGGAGGGCAGCGCGACTCTCCCTCCTATCCAAGGAGGGATTGGGTCTGGGGGTATCCCGGAAAGGGCTGGAGCAATACCTGGGGCTCGGTTCCTCCGATGACCGTTCCTCAATGA